The following DNA comes from Hordeum vulgare subsp. vulgare chromosome 3H, MorexV3_pseudomolecules_assembly, whole genome shotgun sequence.
AAGCCGGACCATAGCAGCCGCCTGCATCCCGCGCCGCCAAGAGCTAGATCGACCACGATCCgcgccaggcgcgccccaccaTGGCAGCCGCCATGCCACCACAAGAACTCCGAGATCCGGCAGGCCACCACCATCCGGAGCGCTCGGATCTGCGCCTCTGAACCCCGCCATAGTCTAGCCTCCGGCGGCAAGCCGTCCCGCACCGGCCAGGGGGTCTGCGAGGAGGGGAAGGAGCGACCCCACCGCCGCCCACACCGGCCTAGCTTCGCCCAGCGGCGAGGGAGGgagaggccggaggaggaaggaCTGGGGGCCGACGACTAGGGTTCATCCCATCGCCGCACATGAGCGACAAAGGAGGAGGGGGGATCGGTCTGACCATTTATGATTAAACTTAAATATCGAAAAACGCAATCACAGTATATGAAATAGAGGGAGTAACATATGCCGAGCTATCGATGGTCAAAGTGCATGTTCTATAGTTCCTCTAGTGACGCAAATGTTTGCCCCTCACGTCCACCCACGTACGTAACCCCAAACAACAACTAAgagtatctctagcagaccccgtataaagCCTCGACCCGTAAAATAACCGACAAAATATGGGTCATGGATGAAAAATGTTGCGAGAACAGACCCCGCAAACACGTACCCATAATTTTTTTTGTGGGGCGCGGCAAAATGCCCACCCCAATCCGCGAAAACACATGTTCTCCCCCTCGCCCCGTCGGTGCCATGTATATATCGGGAGCGGTTGGTGGgtgggacatttcagcccgcgctttcccccaccccaccgccgccgtctCTCGCCTTTGATTTCGGCCATATCAGCCGTCGGGATCACGTCGCCGGGCCTCCAGACGCCCGAGATTGACCTCCGCCACTCCCTTGTGTCCCGACTGGCCGAAAAGTTGCAGATCAGCGGCTTGTTTGTCGCGGCCACCGGATTTGGAATTTCCGGCCACCGGCGGCTGCGCCAAGCCATGGATTGATTGAGGAGCATCTATCACAGCCGTGACAAAAACGCGAACGCCGCATGCAGTTACTGGTTCGGCCTCTAGTCGTCGTCGTCGGTTTGCGGGCAAGGACTCTTCCCGCCGTCGCCTGGGCTTGGTGCTCGCGCAGCGGCTCGCCGGCTTGTCGATGCAGCTTATAGAGTGCGACGACTGCACAGAGACAGTGTTGCAGCTCCCATCTAACACGCGGCAACATCTCGGATGGGTATCCTTTAAATGCAATAACGACAGGGCATGTTCTTTCTGTTCGGCTTTGTCAACTTATTTGGTTAAATTTCGGTGGCTTATTGAGGTGTTCATGTGTGTAAGAAGGTGGATGCTAATTTTGTTATTgggaagaagaatacatcgatttattgatagaaagaaacttaatagatgttcATGCGCTCCTGAATATAATTGAGCCTAATGATGCGGCTGCATGTGCAATTAGAAAAGAAATTAGAGGGGAACGACATCTAATTCTTTAGAATCAAAGTTGAAGAATAAAAAATGTAAGATCAAGAATCCGCAGATCAACAACTAAtacatgaagaagatgttgttccAACTAGTGGAAGCAGTTATGAAAGTTAGATATCTTATATAAAATACATAATTgtgattcttttttctttggtCTTACTATTTTAGCAAAGATTTGATTAATTATTATGTATCCAATACctttaaaaaaaagaaacaataaatatgttTTCATGCTCGAAATTGAAAGACAAATAACTGATTTGCGAGCCGGCGTGGATGACGGCCAAGCAAACCCCGTAAAACAAACCCTTTTAAAAGGATATCCTTTCATACGAATTCGTTTTACGGGGTCTGTTCGAACATCGCCCACGCCGATGcgtaaaaatacttttccacgaaTTATAAAGGATTTTGGTGGATCGATGATATATGGGGTTTTGTTAGATATGCTGTGACAGGGTTCAGACTTATTAGAGAGCACACAGCGACGCGTACAGCCCCCGAGCCGTGGACACGGAGAATCGGGATCTGGGTGCCGCCGAGCCCGCCCAACTCCCCCACGTCACGAAGAACGCACGACACGAGCGCGCGGGCGGGGGTCTCGTCTCCCCAATCTCCATGCCGCGCGTATACCCCCCCAGAaacaaagaaaggaagaaaaacccACGAAACAAATGGAAAATCGGGTGCCGCTCTCCTCCGAATTCCCAACCCCCCCAATAAGTTACTCCGCAGCTTAGTTCGCACTCCCACGCAGATCAAATCTCACAGCCAGCACAGGAGTAGCTAGCATAGCACTCCAGCAGTATAATCGGATCGGATCACCGCTGCTGCCCCCAACCACCCCTACCCTGAATCGCGCTGCGCTGCACTTCACTCCCCAGCGCCCGCTCGCTCCCCGCACGctccgccccgccccgcctcgcCGCCGGCCAGCTAGGACAGCGGGAGGGGCGGGgggttggcggcggcggcggcccgacGCCGCGGCGCGAGATGAAGGCCAAGAGCCTCCCCTTCATCGCCTTCGAGCACAAGCGGTTCGTCACTtctgctgctcctgctgccgcGAGCCCGCCACGCGCGCATCTCGGCTTCGTGCTGGGTTCTAAGTACTTGGGATGCTTCTCCCGGAGTTTTGGGTGCTCCGGCCGCCGCGCCCGGCTTCCGCACGCGTGCTGTTTACTCGGccttttttctgttctttttcggGGCAGTTATTTGTCTATTTTCACGCCCGGGGATCTCGATCCGTTGCGCGACATTGGGCCCGAAATTTGGGCAATGCTGCCCCTAGATCTCCGCGTTGCCGACGCGATGGGATAATCCctctagatataatgtttgaaTTGTCTTCTTTTTATGCTTTGCCTGTCGAAGGATCTGGGTTCTGTATGGACACAGTGCGCCGCACCACCGCAGTCGGAGCTACGCCTCCACTTTTTCTGCATTTGGTGTAAGTCTACTTGGTGCGAAAATGTCCGACTGTTGCTTGCTGGGTATGATTTGTTAGACCAAATTGCAGCGGGCATCACAAGTTTTAGCAAAACCAGGTCGCTGATATGATCGCATGAACGTGGATTGCATTGCACCCAGGCTTTTTGATAGAAGTGATTTGACGTAGTATTGCTGAAGCACCTGATGGTGCGCTTTTAGTGGCATTCCCCCCCTTTCTGTTTCTGATGCCTAGGGGTTTGGAACAGGGACGCCTATGGTTTCGCTGTGCGGCCACAACACTTGCAACGGTACAGAGAGTATGCCAACATCTACCAGGTAGAGACGCCACCCTAGTGATGCCTCCATTTTTACACCGTGTTTCTTTGATCTTACTGAGTTGCATGTGTGGTGGTACTCCATttgcaggaggaggaagaggagaggtcTGATAGATGGAAGAACTTTCTGGATAGGCAGGCAGAGGACGATGAATCATCTGAAGAAGATGCTAAGATTGCGCCGTCCATCGAGGATGAAGGAGCGGGCGATGCTGGCAGGCCCGGCATTCCCGATGAGAAGACAGCCAAACAGCAGAGACCACATAAGATCCAAATATGGTCTGAAATCAGGCCTTCGTTGGGCCACATTGGGGAGATGATGAGCTTACgtgtcaagaagaagaagaagcaatctTCCACTGACGAGGAGAAGACTGAAGATATCAAGCCCTCAGAGGACTCTGATGATGAGTTCTATGATGTAGAGAAGGTTGATCCCACCGAAGGGCCTGTTGCTGACAGCACCAATGCGGATTCAGGAACGAATAGAGTTGCAAGTCAAGAAGGGTATTTTCCTTGGAAAGAAGAATTGGAGTGCTTAGTTCGTGGTGGGTTGCCAATGGCTCTGAGAGGAGAGGTAAGATTTACATTTCTGTTAAAATGATAATTTTGGTTCAATGAAGCTAATGGTCCATTTGCTTTGCGAGGACAGCTATGGCAAGCTTTTGTTGGTATTGGAGCTCGCCGAGTGAAAGGGTACTACGAGAGTCTCCTTGGGATAGATGATGGAGGCGGAAACAGCAAAGATTCCGATTCTCCAATTAAGGAATGTGGTGATGGAAAACCAAAAGCATCTCAAGATCTTTCTTCAGATAAGTGGAAAGGGCAAATAGAGAAGGTAGATAGGCGATACAAACTTTCATTGCTGGGTTTCAATATCCTCTTCTGTTCATAAAATTTTGTGTTTCTAAGAGTGTGGTGCTAAGACGTCTTCTTTTACATTGCCCCTTTTAGGATTTGCCTAGAACATTTCCAGGCCATCCGGCTCTAGACGAGGATGGCAGAAATGCTTTAAGGCGCTTGCTCACAGCTTATGCTAGACATAATCCATCAGTTGGTTACTGCCAGGTACATCTTTCTCTTATGATTCATATTGATTTTTCCTGGCACTGCATCTCATTACTTTCTTGGAAGGTCTTGCACATAGACCACTCTGTTGCATCTTTAAAATGTATTTCAGTTTTGAAAACACAAAGGCCCAGTACTCAAATATTCCCCTTGAAGCTTCCTGTAAGTGAAATTAACCCTAGTACTATTCCGTAACAGCTGGCCCAGCCTAAGGAGGTAGATGATAGGGTCAATTAGATATATGTGATTGCTAACTTCCTTATTAAAAAAAGCCACTGCAGAGAAATAAGAATTTACGAAAAATACCACTGCCAACACTTGGATGATCAACTAAATGCCACCGTGACACTGGTGTATAACGAATTGTCGAATTACAACGACATTTGTTGTAAATTGGTTGTAAATGGAGCACATAAGCTTCGGTGCAATAAATCCATGTCCCAAACATTATCTCAAGGTTATAGTAACTGTAAAACCAAATCTGGACACAGAAAAAAACCTTGGTATTTCATGATTATGATTCTATTGTGCACAGTAATATTGTTTTCGAACATTCACACTTGCATGTTCCAGGACTCTCTTAGCTAAGATTAATCGTATGAGTAATGCAGGCAATgaacttctttgctggtctattacttctattgaTGTCTGAGGAGAACGCATTCTGGTAGGTTTTGCGGCACAACATCAAGTACCTGTATTCGTTCAACTTACTTCAGTTGATTACATAGTGGAACAGTTGAACTGAATAATGTGATAAATGTGTTATGGTCCACAGGGCATTGGCAGGCATCATGGATGACTATTTTGAGGGTTACTTCTCTGAAGAAATGATCGAGTCTCAGGTATTACTTTTTTTTCCCTTCATTTTAATGTCTTTTATGCATACTGATTGTTGGATACTTAGAACTCCAAGCTGTTCTCTTTGTTATTAAAAGATCTGCATCTTGGTTCTAGGTGGATCAGCTTGTTTTAGAGGAGTTGGTCAGAGAGAAATTCCCCAAGTTAGGTTTGTTATATATTTCCCTTTATATATAAAATCACATGACTTCGTCAGGCATGTTAACTTCCCAAGTTTGACAATTGAGGAGTTGCAATTTTCTTGTGTGCAGTAAATCACTTGGATTACCTTGGTGTACAAGTTGCATGGGTTGCTGGACCATGGTTCCTATCTATATACATGAACATGCTTCCCTGGGAAACTGGTTAGTCTACTGTtaaatattcaaaataaaatagTATTATCGTTTGTGAAATACATTGTATTAACTTCTGCCTTAGCTAATTTAATGTGTTTCCTTGATGATGGGACCAAAGCTATCTTTAGCATCAAGTTGCCGTTGATATTGTTAGATCTGCAAAGTGACCTCCATGGGCTTTAAATACATTAAGTTGTTAGTTCACTAAAATACCACGTAATGTCTCATTCAAACGCTGCCCCATGGTTCACTTACCATACATCAGACAGTGTTTTTCCCTTAATCACATAATTTAGGGTGGCTTGTAATTTAAATTTTATATTATCTTTCTATGGGAAACTATATGTTATTACCTTTTGACAATAAAGGGGATGATTAGCAATATGATGGGAGGTGATGCTAAAGCAAGTGCAAGTGAAGTGAGTGGCAAAAACAAGCATCATTTTCAGTTGTCATAATATTAAATATGTTAGACTAGATAAGCTTTTGTTATCAAAGCTACAAGCACGGCATACCAATAATGGGAAAAACATATTTGTGCCCTTTTTGGATTTTGCGTCAAATGTTGGTTGTAGAATCAAATGTACAGCAAAATATCTCTTGTCTTTTTCTTTCTAAACTGGTTTGACAAGGACTTGATGTAAGAGACTAACACTTCTAATCTCTTATTAGTTTATGCCATAATATACTTACCATTTTAGTGCTATTTGAACATTTCAGTTCTTCGTGTGTGGGATGTGCTTCTGTTTGATGGAAATCGTGTGATGCTCTTCCGGACAGCCCTTGCACTTATGGAGTTGTATGGTACTGGGGTCATTCCACCTTATTTTCATCCAGAAACAACAAAGCCATATAACTTTATATGAAGTCTGAATACATTATAGTTCATCTCGGGTGACTTAACACTACTGCTGGTTGCAGGTCCTGCACTTGTGACAACGAAAGATGCTGGGGATGCCGTAACTCTCTTACAGTCTTTAGCTGGTTCCACTTTTGACAGCAGCCAGCTTGTTTTAACTGCTTGCATGGGATATCAAGCTGTAGATGAAGCAAGGCTACAAGATCTGAGAAATAAACACCGGCCATCTGTTTTGTCTTCAATGGAAAATAGAGCAAAAGGTCTTCTTGCATGGAGGAGCAGCAATGGTCTTGCATCAAAGCTATACAATTTCAAGCGTGACACTGAACCATTGGTGTCAATATCAGCAGAACAGTTAAATGACTCAACAGATGGGGATGCTAACCAAGAAACCAGTTCTGGAGATATTGATGATATGTATCATGGCTTGACTGTCAACACTGAGATTGATTCCATGCCTGATCCCAAAGATCAGGTATCATTCTCGATATACTCATCAACTTTTTCCTTTGTCTCCAAATTGCAAAACTACCCAATTGAAAAACTATTGAACTATTGATCATAAATAGGAATTAATCATGTACAAATATCTTAGTTAGCATGTTTTCCAGTCAATTTACACAAACTCACAAAATGACTACACCGTCATTCTTAAGGAGTTCTGTTTCAGGAAGGTGTTCGCATCATCTTCTTTACTGTATTAAAGCAGCTATCTATTTTTGTGCAAACATAATTTGAAGGAGTGAATGATCAGCCACATAAATCATGGAATGTTATTCCTATGTATCTTCAACCTCTTGTTAAAGCAAATTATTTTCTGGAGTAGATCTCTGAATCTCTGAAATCATCTGGTCCAGTAATTTACATATTCACCAAAGAGTAGCTTCTGTCCGATCTCTTAGTCTATTTACTTCAATATCTCTCATTACGATGATTTATACAAATGTTAAAACCCGAACGTTCCATCCCTGCAAATGActagctcccccccccccccacaccccACCGCCCCCCCACCCCCTTTCTGATGTACAACACCTGGATTTCCGAAAGCATTGTGCTTAAGGTCCAATAATTTACATGTACTTTTCACTACGGCGATCTATACAAAGAGCATAGACAGAATCTTCCATCCCTGGGAACCATAGAGCTCCTGGTCCAAAATATTATGTAGGTGTTATAATTTGTATGGCTATCTGTTTTAACAAGTACTGCAACCTTGATACTTTCTACCATTAAAAACTCATGCTTAAGTAAGTCTTGCGTGATCACCAAACCCGATTGCTTACGACATTTAAGTTTGGTCCTATTATTTCAGGTTATCTGGCTGAAGGTTGAGCTGTGTCGATTGCTAGAGGAGAGAAGATCGGCTGTTCTGAGGTCTGTTTGTTTGAAATATCCATGATCGTCACCAGTTTGAGCCATTAATTTGCATATCCACACACTTGTGAACGGAGATGTATTAACCTTTGTAACATTTGAAATCAAATGGAACCTGCTGTCAGTAGATAGCTGCTTCGGTCCTATTGACCACTGACTGGATGGAACATATTATTCTGCAGCTAGTTAACTATGGTTTATTTCATGACGAACCCAACCAGAGCTAACAGTTATCATGGACAAAAATTCACTAAATCTGGACAATCTCTTTAGGAAGAAACGCCAACTATTAGTTTGTTCAAAATCGATCAAAGTATCGACCAAAATTTAGTCCACTTACAGAAGTAACTCTGTACCTTCTAGTAATTGTTTCAGCCGTGCGTGGTGTTCTCATGTTCCCATTGTTTAGCTGCTGACCAATATTAATACTGCAAAAGCTATATGTAAGCAAACTATTATCTGGTGGAGAAAAATTTCCTACTATCGGAGGTATTGTCAGTGTACTGTTGAGCAAAAGATGTTTCTTTATAGAAAATGTTCCTTCTCGTCGTTCGGAATACATTTAGTCAGCGGAATTGTTTCTTCTGGGTTTCTCGAAGAGTCAAAGTATCCTTCTGATTATTTCTTTTCATCCGTATCCAGGGCTGATGAATTAGAGACAGCACTAATGGAGATGGTTAAGCAAGATAATCGACGTGAATTAAGTGCAAAGgtatgttaggaagtattagtattagtctcggAGTCCGTatcagtctatgtttactttccttgcacctcaagtcttgtgtaatatatatatgccccttgggtcttcaatagagataagttgctttcctaacatggtattagagcttaggttatactccctccgtctcaaaataagtgactcaaaagtgactctACTTTGTACTAAAATTAGTACAAAactaagtcatttttgagtcacttattttaggacggagggagtattttttagcacgcgcaactcgtgcttcCCGATCCAATCTTGTGCAATCGGTTCTTTGCCCGGTTGTCGCTGCTTTTTCTCTACCGTGCATTCACGTGCTGTTATCTGCTCGTCTCCTGCTGCCAGTCAACGCCTAGATCGGGCTGTCCCAACCTGCACGGATGGGCCTCATCCCAGATCGGGCCGCCCCGCCGCTGAAGGAACAAACGGTGTTGCCCTCCGGATCGCCCCTCTGCTTCGTCCCGATCCCGAACGGATCGAGACCAGCGTGGTGCTCTGTTCTAGCTGCTGCTACGTGGTGCCCTGTGCTAGCTGCTACCTGCTGGTGTTCCTAGCTGTTGCTACGTGGTGTTGTTACCTGCTACATGCTGCTATTCTCTTGAGCTGATCTGGTCTGTTCCGCTGCCTGTCTCTTGTCCTGAGCCGAGGTGCTGCTGTCTCACTATTGACTTTGGGCCTCGTTTGCTTTGGGCATAGTTAAAAAAAACCTATGTCTTCATCATCGGGCTATGTCGTCATCCCCCGTTGCTCGGTGATATTTGATGGTACTAACCACACCGAGTTTGTTGGCTTCTTTCGCATTCATATGTGTGGCATTCGGCTCTGGGGTGTTCTGTCTGGTGAGGTCTCCTATCCGCTACGTCCAGTTCCTCCTGTGGCTCCTACTCCGCCTACGTCATGGTCTCTTGCTGCGGATGCTCCTCAAATCGCTAAGGATGCAGCTAAACTTGCTGATGAGTCTGCAACTTAGGCTTATGAGCAAGATGTTTTGATCAAAGAGGAGTCTCTTCA
Coding sequences within:
- the LOC123444965 gene encoding TBC1 domain family member 8B codes for the protein MKAKSLPFIAFEHKRDAYGFAVRPQHLQRYREYANIYQEEEEERSDRWKNFLDRQAEDDESSEEDAKIAPSIEDEGAGDAGRPGIPDEKTAKQQRPHKIQIWSEIRPSLGHIGEMMSLRVKKKKKQSSTDEEKTEDIKPSEDSDDEFYDVEKVDPTEGPVADSTNADSGTNRVASQEGYFPWKEELECLVRGGLPMALRGELWQAFVGIGARRVKGYYESLLGIDDGGGNSKDSDSPIKECGDGKPKASQDLSSDKWKGQIEKDLPRTFPGHPALDEDGRNALRRLLTAYARHNPSVGYCQAMNFFAGLLLLLMSEENAFWALAGIMDDYFEGYFSEEMIESQVDQLVLEELVREKFPKLVNHLDYLGVQVAWVAGPWFLSIYMNMLPWETVLRVWDVLLFDGNRVMLFRTALALMELYGPALVTTKDAGDAVTLLQSLAGSTFDSSQLVLTACMGYQAVDEARLQDLRNKHRPSVLSSMENRAKGLLAWRSSNGLASKLYNFKRDTEPLVSISAEQLNDSTDGDANQETSSGDIDDMYHGLTVNTEIDSMPDPKDQVIWLKVELCRLLEERRSAVLRADELETALMEMVKQDNRRELSAKVEQLEQELSELRQSLSDKEEQEQAMLQVLMRVEQEQKVTEDARIFAEQDAAAQKYASHVLQEKYDEAMASLTQMESRAVMAETMLEATLQYQSSQQKAQLPSPSPSPRTPTRDASPGQVNQDSSQEFQPRKISLLAPFSLSWRDKNKGKQDESTNSKLNNNTEQSVETPKTDHGNQEATPKEGEQRVETPNKDEPRLDTTKMDGDLPTVKTTTDKMNGQGEHLEEIKLD